ACTCAATAATGATGTAGAGTCTCTTGGCCTTACCTTCAGCCAATTAGTAGGTTCAAAAATGGCCTTGGGAAGCGTTGAAGTAAGGTTACCGTTTACCGGACCCAAAAGGCTTTCACTGATACCTTCTTCATTTTTACTTACAGATTTAAATGTGTTTGTCGACGGTGGTGTCGTCTTTGATAGCTTTAATGACTTTTCAGAAGGCAAACCGTATGATTTTATATCCAGAGACGAAAAAGGCAATATCATACTTGACTCTTCAGGAAGGCCATTCTATGAAACCAGAACAGCCAAACCTACATTTATTACCACCGTAGGGGCATCATTGAGAATCAATCTTTTCGGGGCATTGATTATTGAGCCATATTATGCTATGCCGCTACTTCAGGGATCCAGATTTAGATTTGGTATCAATCTTATACCGGGATGGTAATAAACATTGGTATCAGATTTGTGTTATATACTTCTACAGGACGACAAAGTAAGAAATGACAAATATACTTAAGATACTTTTTTTGGTTTTCGTATCACTTTTGTATTCTAATGAAGGTTTTGCTCAGCAAAAGTACAGACTGGCTGTAGAATATTACAACTCCGGTGAATATGAGAAAGCAGCTCAGATATACGAATCATTGTACAAGGAAAATCCCAAAAATAAGTCCTATTTCAATTGGTATATTCAGTGTCTTATCGATCTGCGGTCATATGAAAAAGCAACACAGATCATACAAAATGAAATAAAAAACTCACCTTCTGATGTGTCTCTGTTTGTTGCATATGGCAATCTTCTCGAAAGGCAAGGCCAGCATGAAAAAGCCAAAACAGAATATCGCAAAGCCATCGACAAACTTGATCCCGATCCGGGAAATATTGCAAACCTGGCATCATCATTTACCAACCTGGCCAAATATGATCTTGCGATTGAAACATATCTGAAAGGTGAAAAAATCTCCAATGTCCAAAATCTGTACGTCTACAATCTTGCAGATCTCTACCGAAGACAAGGAGATGTAAAAAACATGATCAAGTACTACCTTATTACCGCAGAAAAAGAACCATCCAGTATCAATATTCAGACGAGTCTGCAGAGATTTTTGTCCGTTGCTGATTATGATGAATTGCAAAAGCAGTTATATCAAAAAATACAGGAAAAAACGACTATACCTCATTATGGAGAGCTACTCCAGTGGACTTTCACTCAAAAGAAAGAATACGATAAAGCACTGCGACAAGCAAGAGCTTTGGACAGACAGTTTGAAGAAAATGGAAATCGAGTTTTTAATCTTGCCGATGTAGCATTCAAAGATAAAGATTACAATACCGCCATCGAAGCCTACCAATATATTGTAAATACTCATGGCAGGAATACGAGCTATTACCTTGACTCCAAACGAGGATTGTTAAATAGTAAAAAAGCTAAAGTGACAGAATCCTTCAATTATTCGAAGGAAGATCTGTTGGCTCTGAAAGCCGAATACAACTCATTTCTCGAAGAAATGGGAAGAAACACGCAGACCGCACCACTCATGCAGGAGTTTGCTGAATTTGAAGCACTTTATGTCAATGAGCTCGATACCGCCATCATGATTCTGGAAGAAATGAAGGAGTTTGGGGGCTTGTCGCCCGAAGCCATAGCCCGAGCTAAACTATCCTTGGGTGATTATTATCTGATGAGTGGAGACAGATGGGAAGCAAGTCTCCTATTCAGTCAGGTAGACAAAGACTTTAAAGAAGGCCAGGTGGGAGAAAATGCGAGATATAGAAATGCCAAACTATCATACTATGCCGGAGATTTTGAATGGGCACAGGAACAGTTTAATATCCTGAAAGGCGCCACTTCCAAACTCATATCCAATGACGCCATCGACATGTCCGTCTTTATCCTGGATAATCTGGGTATGGATACTACTGAAGTTACACTGCAGATGTTTGCACAGGCCGATCTTCTGGCTTTTCAGAACAAATATACAGAAGCACTTCAAAAGCTCGACTCTATCATCATCATTTTTCCGGACCACAGCCTCGAAGATGATATCCTGTACACCAAAGCGCAGATATTCAGAAAGTTGCGAAAAACTGACGATATGATCACGATGTATCAAACCATTATTGATAAATTTCCGGATGATATCAGAGCTGATAATGCACTATTTGAGCTGGCAGAGATATATGAAACAAAACTGAAAGAACCGGAAAAGGCAAAACCACTTTATGAAAAAATATTTGTGGACTATAGTGGCAGCACATTTGCCGCAGAAGCCCGTCAAAGATTCAGAATATTGAGAGGTGACGAGCTTTGAGAATGCTACATATGAATAAAAGTCACTATTTTGTATTTTTTTAGAATGAAAATACTATACAATATCACTATAAAAATAGAAACGGCCAGTCAACCGGAATGGTTGGAGTGGATGAAAAATGTTCATATCCCTGAGGTGATGGCTACAGGATGTTTTGAGTCATATAGGCTCACACGTATATTGGGAGATGATGATGAGCATGGTATCGGATATGCTGTCCAATACATAGCACCTGATATGCTTGCCTTTGAAAACTATCAGCAACGATATGCAAATGATCTGCAGAAAGCACATGCTGAAAGATACATTAATAAATACGTGGCTTTCAGAACACTCATGCAAATCGAAGCTGAAAACTACATTTTTGGCTGATGAAAGGCTACAGTCAGTGGTAAAACGATGCAAAAACTAGTTTCTTCATTGGGTTTTGATGACTTAACAAAAATCTTTCCCTTGTGATATTCTTCTACAATTCTTTTAGCAAGTGAGAGACCTAATCCCCATCCCCGCTTTTTTGTAGAATAGCCGGGATTAAATATGGATTTAAATTTTCCCGAGGGTATGCCATGTCCCGTGTCACTCAGTTCTATATATACATAGTTGTTCTGTTTATAGATCTTGCACCATATGCGGCCTTTACCATCCATGGCATCCAGAGAGTTTCTTACAAGGTTTTCTATCACCCATGCAAATAGATGCTTATTAATCATAGCAAAAATATCACTTTCGGGGCGAAAAAACTCAAACACTACTTTTCTTGGCGATCTTCTTTGCAAATATTCCTTTACTTCTTCCAGCTCCTCATAAATATTTGCTTGCTGAAGTACTGGTTCTGAGCCAATTTTTGAAAATCTGTCAGCTACAAGTTCAAGCCTTTCTACATCTTTATTAAGTTCATTGACCACATCAAGCTGGCCCGGATCATCTTTGAAGTGGTCACGCAGATACTCTATCCATCCGATGATGGCACTGATCGGTGTGCCGAGCTGATGTGCTGTCTCTTTGGCCATACCAGCCCACACCCTGTTTTGCTCAGCTCTCCTGGATGAACTGAATAAAAAATAACCCAGAGCGATATATAAACTCACCAATAGACCTTGTACCAGAGGAAATAACCTGATATAATCGAGCAAAGGAGAATTGAAATAGTAAATATATTTGGCGTATCCACCAGGACCATTTAAAGGCTGTTTGTCAGAAGCTAAAAATTCCTCCTTTTTTTTATTTAGGAACTTTTGATTTTGATTTTCATCATCATCGAAATTCATGCCTTCCAACAATCCGGTTTCATCCTCAGAAATCACTGGCAATGGGAATGATGCCTGTACTTCTGATGCCAGAGTCACATCATCACCGAAATTGTTGGTAGTGGCAAGCTCTGTTAAGGCTTTGATATAGAGGTTTATATTTTTTTCTTCATTTTCTCTCAGTTTCATAGCCAAAAAATTGGAATACAAGATTGTAGCCACCAGAATACCGGCGCCCAGAATCATTAAAATAATTTTCCAATAATTTGTCTTATTGAATAATGCCATCAATATCTAAACGTAAAAACTCCTTAACTTTGTATTATTACTGTATTTACAGAGCAAAAATGCAGCCAAAAAATGAATAAAGGAAGACAAAAGGAATTTTATAACAATTGAATGAAAAAATGATATGCCCAATATTTTTGTTCGATATTTTTATTACTCATCTGATGATAATGATTGAGGCAACATCAGCAAAAAGGACATTGATTTAGAATAATCCAGTAGTTCATATTCCAAACCCAATAATCGAATATTCTTGTAATATATTTGATGTTTGTTATAATAATTTTTTTCTGATTGAATGAGCCAGGCTTTTTCACCAAGTTTCTCTGCAAGAAACCATTTTTCAATTAATCTTGAAGTTCTGCCGTTTCCGTCATCGAATGGATGAATTTTGACAAAAACCAAATGCAGTAATGAAGCATAATAAAATATCTCCTGAACATTTAAATCAGCATTAAGAAGATACTCCAAATCAGTATAAAACTTGTCCAGTTCTGCATCAACCTTAAATGGGGAAACTGCTGCATATTCAATTCTTCCATCGCCGGTAATCACAAACATATTACTTGTTCGCACTTTTCCTTGTTTTTTTTTAGGTAAAATATGAGTTGTAATTATTCTATGTGCTTCCTCTATGTTTTTTTTAGTACACGTATGGTATTTTGCAAATTGATAAGCATCGTATAAGTCATCTATTTTTCTGGTGTAGTCCGGCAGAAACTTAATTCCAAATCTCTTATGTTTTATATAGCTGTCCAATTCAATTGGTTCGCCCTCAATTTTGGACGAAAACACAGCTGATACCGATGTATAAAAACTAAACGTGCTAATACTTAGTTCACTTTCCTGAAGTAATTCGTAATGCTTCAGATAAGTTGCTCCCACTTCTTTACAATAATCATTTAATAATACATCGTTTAAGATTTTGAACTTGGCCATTATTTAAGAATATGAAAAAATTACTAAAACAAGCTGAATGATGTTCCAATCATCCAGGTATTCATATCATGTGTCGAACTATCTTTAAATAGTTTTGACATGTTGTATCTGAATATCAGATCAAAACCTGATACATCCACTGCAAAATGAGTGCCGTACACCCAATTATTGAAATTATAGGCAGATCTTCGGTGTTCGTTAATTAACTCATTATTTATTTTTAGTGAGATTTTCTGAGATGAAGTTACTCTATAACCCAAATAACCTCCGGCATCAAATTTGACTTTTTTGCTCACCGCGATGGTCAATGATAGCGGAATATTGATATGTCCTGTATTTATGACAGGATGATCTTTAACTTCAGGAATCGCAATAAACTCAGGTTTGTTCTGACTATTTGTTACCAAACGAAGATCATTTTCAATTTTATAGGTGTTTTTTAAATAACCTATTCCATAATTCAGCGCAAATTTTGATTCTTTACCTCCTAATCTCGCTTTTCTCACCAAGGCAATATCCCAATACCATGATCCTCCTGTAGCAATCTCGGGAGAAAGGATACCCTGAGCAGGGTTTTTAGATTTTATGAGAGAATTGATCCCAAATTGAAACTTTATGCTTGTGTTAAATTTATTTTTAAAAGGCAGCATTTTTGAAAGTGCGGAACCGCTACTTTCTTTTTCATAATCTTCAAATTTGGGAGTTGGATTCATTTCAGTATTAGTTTTTTCTTCATTGGAGACTTCAGGGTCTTTTTCCGGCGTCTCTTGATTGGTGTCAGTGGACTGGTCTATGACCTCCGGAACCACTATCTTATTCACTTCATCTTCCAAAGATAAAGTAATCTCATCCATCTGATCAAGTAGTTGTACTATCTTGATCGAATCAGCATAATATCTCATTGATTGAGAGTACTCCTTGATCACAGAAAGGTAATATTTCATATTGTCCAGTTTGACCTGTGCATCACTCTGGCTGTAAGCAAATGTTGACATACATAAAAATGCAACCAATAAAATGTTTGATTTCTGACTCATGGTAATAGGGTTTTATTTTACTTAAAAATCTAAAATGATTGTTTGGAAAATCTAAGTTGATTTGATACTCTTTTGACTTCACATCATGAAACTGTGTCAAAAATAGGCTTTTTTGGAAAATATTGGTGATTATGTTTATTTATATTTTCGTTTGACCTAAGTAGCTGGAAGATCAGTGAATTGTGAGAACTATACCGACGAGAATTTATTTTTCTAAAGACGATGATACATATGCTTTATTATAGAAAATAATTCTAGTTAAGGCATCTTTATGAAATCTTTCCCTTGCAAGGGAACGATTCAGATAGGGTAAAAACAAAGAAAAATTCCTTATCTAAATGACATTGTATATAAAATCGAAAAATTCAATGGTGTGTATAACAAACTGAACAAATTCAAATTTTCTTCCTCGCTACCCTCATTCCCTGAAGAGCTTGTCAAGCTACGCTTGAGACGACCCGCCCAATTCAACCACGTTTTTACCGTCACTAAAGAAGAATACTGAAAAAGTGCAATTAGTTATTCACACAATTCATTGAGATGATTTTTGAATAAATGAGGATATTATTATCTTTGTATGCTAGTCGAGAGAATTTTGGATCGTCAGTTTTTATATTCATAAAAAAATAAGATAGGATTACAATTTTGTTTTAGAACATCACTTTATACAATATACCAAACAGAAAATTGATTACGAAAATTTACAATCATAATTATTTAATTTACAATACATTATGATTTATATTTTTCGCAGAATATTTTCTGTCTACAATAAAATACCCATCAAATGAATGATCAAGACAAAAAATTTAAAGAACTCTGGGAAAAAAGACAAGTTCAGGGACGTCTAAGATATGGACTGGTCAATGGTTCTTTTTTTGGCTTTATGGTATTTGTGATCATCAATCTGTTCAGTCTGAAAGAAAAGACATTTCAGGATGTTTATTTAACCTATCCGGCATTGTCACAACTGCTTACTATGATACTTGCCGGTATCATAGGCTACAGTACTCTGAAATGGTGGATGAATCAGAATATCTATAAGAAGATCATAGAAAGAGAGAAGAATTCTTTATAGTAATGGTTTCAAATAACCTTGGTTTAAAAGTCATTTTTAAAAGATTGATAATGCAGAAGAAAAAACAAATATTACCTTACTAAATATCATCAGGTGACGACAAATTCTAAATTGTTTGACAAATTTTAACTATGTTTAGAAATCCATTTTCAATTGAAGGTCGCATCAGAAGAACTGAATATGGTCTTACAATATTAATAATATATTCTTCTTATATGTTTGCTAGCCTTTTAATTGGCTTTACTCCTTTAGGAGCATTCATAATACACATTCTATTATTTTGGTTTAAATTAGCACAAGGAACCAAAAGATGTCACGATAGGGGAAACAGTGGCTGGTTTCAATTCATCCCATTTTATGGTTTATGGATGCTCTTTGGAGATAGTGACTATGGTATTAATAAATATGGACCCAATCCAAAAGGAGTAGGAAATATTGTGCGAAACACAAAGTGGTAATTCAGTGGTTAATCAATGTTTATTTTGGTTGACATTAAAGAGTTTTGAAGTATATACTTACAATAGAGTACTGACCAAACTACATATGTTTACTTGCAGCCCTGCGCAATCTGTCATTGATGGCCACACCAAGATCTGTTTCGGGGAGCAATTCTGCATAGATCACATCCAGATCACAATTATCCAGATACCGCATACCGGCAAATAAGTTGCGCGCTGCATCCATATAGTTGCCCGATGGTGATAGTACGACCTGATGTTTTGTGGTGATATGGGGAAGAAAATTCCTTAATGTGATCACACCAGTCTTTTCTTGATGAGCTCCAATAGTAAGCTTATTTAAATCTCCCAGGATCAGTGGCACTTTGGGCGCATAGTGGCTTATCAGCATACCGGGAGCTTCAGGATTTGATGTAGAAATATCCCTTACATGGACTTGCCCTACACAGTCTTCGATGTTTTCAACAGATAGTCCTCCTTTTCGGAGTATTTCGACGCCACCTTTATCGTCCATGCCTACAATCGTGCTTTCTACTCCTACTTCACAAGGACCGCCGTCAAGTATATAGTACACTTTACTTCCCAACTGGTCGGCTACATGTTGTGCAGTAGTCGGGCTGATATACCCAAAAGGATTAGCACTTGGTGCTGCTAAAGGAAAATCAAGTTTTGAAAGCAATTCTCGGGTAACAGGATGAGCGGGTATCCTTACAGCAACATAAGCTGATCCTGATGTCACCAGATCGGGAATGATATCTTTTTTCTTCAACAGAAAAGTGATGGGACCCGGAGTAAATCTCTCAGCAAGTTTTCTCAATGGTTCCGGAACTTCTTCGACATATTCATATACCCTACTGAAATCATACAGATGAATGATCAATGGATCAAACGAAGGCCTTTGTTTGATATGGTAAATCCTGGCTACGGCCCTTGTGTCGAGCGCATTGGCAGCCAGTCCATATACTGTCTCAGTAGGGATGGCCACCGCTTCTCCTTTTTTAAGCAATGAAGCGGCAATATCTATATTATGTCCTATAAAAGCATTTTCATACATAGTGCAAAATTACATCAATTTTTACTATAATGACTTAAATATTTCAATTTAAATTAATATGTTTTGAAAAT
The sequence above is drawn from the Saprospiraceae bacterium genome and encodes:
- a CDS encoding tetratricopeptide repeat protein, yielding MTNILKILFLVFVSLLYSNEGFAQQKYRLAVEYYNSGEYEKAAQIYESLYKENPKNKSYFNWYIQCLIDLRSYEKATQIIQNEIKNSPSDVSLFVAYGNLLERQGQHEKAKTEYRKAIDKLDPDPGNIANLASSFTNLAKYDLAIETYLKGEKISNVQNLYVYNLADLYRRQGDVKNMIKYYLITAEKEPSSINIQTSLQRFLSVADYDELQKQLYQKIQEKTTIPHYGELLQWTFTQKKEYDKALRQARALDRQFEENGNRVFNLADVAFKDKDYNTAIEAYQYIVNTHGRNTSYYLDSKRGLLNSKKAKVTESFNYSKEDLLALKAEYNSFLEEMGRNTQTAPLMQEFAEFEALYVNELDTAIMILEEMKEFGGLSPEAIARAKLSLGDYYLMSGDRWEASLLFSQVDKDFKEGQVGENARYRNAKLSYYAGDFEWAQEQFNILKGATSKLISNDAIDMSVFILDNLGMDTTEVTLQMFAQADLLAFQNKYTEALQKLDSIIIIFPDHSLEDDILYTKAQIFRKLRKTDDMITMYQTIIDKFPDDIRADNALFELAEIYETKLKEPEKAKPLYEKIFVDYSGSTFAAEARQRFRILRGDEL
- a CDS encoding DUF4286 family protein; translation: MKILYNITIKIETASQPEWLEWMKNVHIPEVMATGCFESYRLTRILGDDDEHGIGYAVQYIAPDMLAFENYQQRYANDLQKAHAERYINKYVAFRTLMQIEAENYIFG
- a CDS encoding HAMP domain-containing histidine kinase: MKLRENEEKNINLYIKALTELATTNNFGDDVTLASEVQASFPLPVISEDETGLLEGMNFDDDENQNQKFLNKKKEEFLASDKQPLNGPGGYAKYIYYFNSPLLDYIRLFPLVQGLLVSLYIALGYFLFSSSRRAEQNRVWAGMAKETAHQLGTPISAIIGWIEYLRDHFKDDPGQLDVVNELNKDVERLELVADRFSKIGSEPVLQQANIYEELEEVKEYLQRRSPRKVVFEFFRPESDIFAMINKHLFAWVIENLVRNSLDAMDGKGRIWCKIYKQNNYVYIELSDTGHGIPSGKFKSIFNPGYSTKKRGWGLGLSLAKRIVEEYHKGKIFVKSSKPNEETSFCIVLPLTVAFHQPKM
- a CDS encoding Fic family protein; this encodes MAKFKILNDVLLNDYCKEVGATYLKHYELLQESELSISTFSFYTSVSAVFSSKIEGEPIELDSYIKHKRFGIKFLPDYTRKIDDLYDAYQFAKYHTCTKKNIEEAHRIITTHILPKKKQGKVRTSNMFVITGDGRIEYAAVSPFKVDAELDKFYTDLEYLLNADLNVQEIFYYASLLHLVFVKIHPFDDGNGRTSRLIEKWFLAEKLGEKAWLIQSEKNYYNKHQIYYKNIRLLGLEYELLDYSKSMSFLLMLPQSLSSDE
- a CDS encoding outer membrane beta-barrel protein produces the protein MSQKSNILLVAFLCMSTFAYSQSDAQVKLDNMKYYLSVIKEYSQSMRYYADSIKIVQLLDQMDEITLSLEDEVNKIVVPEVIDQSTDTNQETPEKDPEVSNEEKTNTEMNPTPKFEDYEKESSGSALSKMLPFKNKFNTSIKFQFGINSLIKSKNPAQGILSPEIATGGSWYWDIALVRKARLGGKESKFALNYGIGYLKNTYKIENDLRLVTNSQNKPEFIAIPEVKDHPVINTGHINIPLSLTIAVSKKVKFDAGGYLGYRVTSSQKISLKINNELINEHRRSAYNFNNWVYGTHFAVDVSGFDLIFRYNMSKLFKDSSTHDMNTWMIGTSFSLF
- a CDS encoding DUF805 domain-containing protein, encoding MFRNPFSIEGRIRRTEYGLTILIIYSSYMFASLLIGFTPLGAFIIHILLFWFKLAQGTKRCHDRGNSGWFQFIPFYGLWMLFGDSDYGINKYGPNPKGVGNIVRNTKW
- a CDS encoding threonylcarbamoyl-AMP synthase, producing MYENAFIGHNIDIAASLLKKGEAVAIPTETVYGLAANALDTRAVARIYHIKQRPSFDPLIIHLYDFSRVYEYVEEVPEPLRKLAERFTPGPITFLLKKKDIIPDLVTSGSAYVAVRIPAHPVTRELLSKLDFPLAAPSANPFGYISPTTAQHVADQLGSKVYYILDGGPCEVGVESTIVGMDDKGGVEILRKGGLSVENIEDCVGQVHVRDISTSNPEAPGMLISHYAPKVPLILGDLNKLTIGAHQEKTGVITLRNFLPHITTKHQVVLSPSGNYMDAARNLFAGMRYLDNCDLDVIYAELLPETDLGVAINDRLRRAASKHM